Below is a genomic region from Gemmatimonadota bacterium.
ACGGTAGAGGCGCGACTCCAGCAACTCTTTGACGCGCGCACCAATCGCGACGATCTCCCGCTCGGTGTCAGCGGGCTCGCGGCGGCGATGACTGAATCCGACGCGGTCCTCTCCACCCTCGGTGATCCACTCAACGCGGCCGTCCTCGGCGCATTGCCGCGTCGCGCTCGCATCATTGCCCAGTTCGGTGTTGGCTACGACAACATCGACGTCCGCGCGGCCACCGCGGCAGGGATCATTGTCACCAATACGCCGGGCGTGCTCACCAACGACACGGCTGACCTCGCGATCATGCTGCTCCTGAGCGCCGCGCGACGCGCGTCAGAGGGAGAGCGGGAGCTTCGCCGGGGTGACTGGACGGGGTGGCGACCCACGCACAACCTTGGCACCCGCGTTACGGGCAAACGGCTCGGGATTGTTGGATTCGGCCGCATTGGCCGAGCCGTGGCAGATCGGGCCCGTCTTGGGTTCCGGATGCAAGTGCAGGCCTTCAGCCGGTCGCTCACGGATGCGGCGGCACGCGACGCCGGCGTGACGCGTGCGGAAAATCTTGAGGCACTGCTCGCCAGCTCCGACTTCGTCAGTATTCACGTGCCATCAACCGCCGCGACTCGGCAGCTGTTCGGCGCGCATCTTCTGGGGTTATTGCCTCCGCACGCCGTGCTGGTGAACACCTCTCGCGGCGACGTGGTGGATGAGGCGGCGCTAGCGGACGCGCTCCAGGCCGGGCGACTGGCGGCCGCTGGGCTTGATGTGTTTGAGCGGGAACCAACGGTGAGTTCCGCCTTGCTCGGCCTGCCCAATGCCGTCCTCCTGCCGCACATCGGCAGCGCAACCGTCGAAGCCCGTACGGCGATGGGGCACCTCGCGGTGGATAATCTTGTGGCGTTCTTCGAGGGAAAAACCGTGCCAAACCCTGTGGCGTAGCGGTGGAGCGGTTTCACGGTGCGGCGAGAATATCGTCTGCTTCCTTGAACCGTCTTGAGCCACTTCCTAACTTTGATGTACTCACCCGATTCCGAGAGCAACACACCGTGACTCAATACAAGTACGCAACCGTGCCGCAGGGCGGCGAACGCATTCAGGCCTCCGGCGGTGTCTTTACTGTGCCGGACCAACCGATCATCCCGTTCATCGAAGGCGACGGCACCGGCCCAGATATCTGGAAGGCCTCTGTTCGCGTGTTCGATGCTGCCGTGGCCATTGCCTACGGCGGCAAGCGCAAGATCCATTGGATGGAAGTGCTGGCTGGTGAAAAAGCGTTCAACGCCACCAAGGAGTGGATGCCCGCCGAAACGCTCGAAGCCATTCGCGAGTTCAAGATCGCCATCAAAGGCCCGCTCACGACGCCGGTTGGCGGCGGCATTCGTTCGCTGAACGTGGCGCTGCGGCAGGAACTCGACCTCTACGCCTGCATTCGCCCCGTGCGCTACTTCCAGGGCGTCGGCGCGCCCATGAAACATCCGGAAAAACTCAATATCATCATCTTCCGTGAGAACGTCGAAGACGTCTACTCTGGGATTGAGTTCAAGGCCGGCACGCCCGAAGCCGAGAAGCTCCGGGCCTTCCTGAAGACCGAGTTCAACAAGAACGTGCGTGAAGGCTCGGCCATCGGTATCAAACCGATGTCGCCGTTCGGCTCCAAGCGCCTCGTGAAGATGGCGCTCGAGTACGCACTGAAGCGCGGCTGCAAGTCTGTCACGCTGATGCACAAGGGCAACATTATGAAGTTCACCGAAGGTGGCTTCAAAGACTGGGGCTACGAAATCGCGCGCGAGCAGTTCGCGTCGACCGTTGTGGCCGAGGCCGATCTCGGCAAGGCTGGCAACGGCGCACGCGCCGACGCCGTGGTCCTCAAAGATCGTATTGCCGATTCGATGTTCCAGCAGCTCTTGCTGCGCCCAGAAGATTACGAAGTGATTGCCACGCCAAACCTTAACGGCGATTACGTCTCCGACGCGGCCGCTGCACAGGTGGGTGGCCTCGGCATCGCTCCGGGCGGCAACGTCGGTGATGACGCCGCCGTGTTTGAAGCGACGCACGGCACCGCGCCGAAGTACGCTGGCCTCGACAAGATCAACCCAGGCAGCGTGATCCTCTCCGGCGTGATGATGCTCGAGCACATGGGATGGCAGGAAGCCGCCGATCTCATCGTGCGTGGCATGGAGCACGCGATTGCCGCCAAGACGGTGACGTACGACTTGGCCCGTCAGATGCCAGGCTCCACCGAAGTGTCCACCTCGGCGTTCGGCGACGCCATCATTACCGGGATGAAGAAGTAACTCTATGACTCTCGTCTTGTCGTCCCACGCCGGTGATCCGGCGCAGCTCTCCACGCCACTGCTCGCGCTCGCGTTGTCCTCCGACGCAAAGTTTCCGAGAGCACTGGCCGCGCTGGATGTGGCCTCCGGTGGCGGCATTGGGCGCGCCATCAAACAGCGTGACTTCAAGGGAAACCGCGACGAGACGTTGTTGCTGTTCACCACGGGCCGCGGGCCGCAGCGTATTCTGCTGATCGGCATGGGCGCGTTGCCCGCGGCGGGTGCCGTCACGCGAGCGGCGTCTATTGCCGGTCGCAGGGCCAATGGGATGGGTGTAGGGAAGATGGCGTTCTGGGCCGACGGCCT
It encodes:
- a CDS encoding D-glycerate dehydrogenase is translated as MPRPIVTVTRRLPETVEARLQQLFDARTNRDDLPLGVSGLAAAMTESDAVLSTLGDPLNAAVLGALPRRARIIAQFGVGYDNIDVRAATAAGIIVTNTPGVLTNDTADLAIMLLLSAARRASEGERELRRGDWTGWRPTHNLGTRVTGKRLGIVGFGRIGRAVADRARLGFRMQVQAFSRSLTDAAARDAGVTRAENLEALLASSDFVSIHVPSTAATRQLFGAHLLGLLPPHAVLVNTSRGDVVDEAALADALQAGRLAAAGLDVFEREPTVSSALLGLPNAVLLPHIGSATVEARTAMGHLAVDNLVAFFEGKTVPNPVA
- the icd gene encoding isocitrate dehydrogenase (NADP(+)) encodes the protein MTQYKYATVPQGGERIQASGGVFTVPDQPIIPFIEGDGTGPDIWKASVRVFDAAVAIAYGGKRKIHWMEVLAGEKAFNATKEWMPAETLEAIREFKIAIKGPLTTPVGGGIRSLNVALRQELDLYACIRPVRYFQGVGAPMKHPEKLNIIIFRENVEDVYSGIEFKAGTPEAEKLRAFLKTEFNKNVREGSAIGIKPMSPFGSKRLVKMALEYALKRGCKSVTLMHKGNIMKFTEGGFKDWGYEIAREQFASTVVAEADLGKAGNGARADAVVLKDRIADSMFQQLLLRPEDYEVIATPNLNGDYVSDAAAAQVGGLGIAPGGNVGDDAAVFEATHGTAPKYAGLDKINPGSVILSGVMMLEHMGWQEAADLIVRGMEHAIAAKTVTYDLARQMPGSTEVSTSAFGDAIITGMKK